A region of Mauremys mutica isolate MM-2020 ecotype Southern chromosome 2, ASM2049712v1, whole genome shotgun sequence DNA encodes the following proteins:
- the LOC123363302 gene encoding protein ZNF783-like — protein MSEGLSRKVPVTFDDVAVYFSAEEWEILAEWQRELYKEVMKENLEAVLSLGFQIPRPGVVSLMERGGEACVQYPRDPAPETHFEGNGFLGPSIGLLSSRSSQEKPPLYPAVMHVPTWLPAGEGS, from the exons ATGTCTGAAGGGCTCTCTCGCAAG GTCCCGGTGACGTTTGACGACGTTGCCGTCTATTTCTCTGCGGAGGAGTGGGAGATTTTGGCAGAATGGCAGAGGGAGCTTTACAAGGAGGTGATGAAGGAGAACCTGGAGGCTGTGCTTTCTCTAG GATTCCAGATCCCCAGACCAGGCGTCGTGTCCCTGATGGAGCGAGGGGGAGAGGCCTGTGTCCAGtatcccagggaccctgcacctGAGACCCACTTTGAGG GAAATGGCTTCCTAGGCCCATCGATCGGGCTGCTGAGCAGCCGCAGCAGCCAAGAGAAGCCCCCTCTCTACCCAGCTGTGATGCACGTGCCCA CCTGGCTGCCAGCTGGGGAAGGCTCCTGA